The following coding sequences lie in one Listeria ivanovii subsp. londoniensis genomic window:
- a CDS encoding phage/plasmid primase, P4 family, translating to MYVEYLEGEKHDVSGADISENHETFQDAGYLLTDVDLIIDIDNLSKEQIKDIISFFEIKTQIVWTERGAHFYFKKPGAFRGAKGICALGIEVEYKHVTNTKSITIKRHGQLRKIENNGIREELPDIFKNIRKASNLNGLDEGDGRNQALFRHRTVIANISSWSRIVTFINNVIFATPLPQDEIDTISRDMEVKAVKDGEAAIADLIMKEKRIVKYSKQLYYFDGNEYISDDDQLKRLVFNYCNGQKTRYVDEVINQMHYRAKLIPDDDVFDIKLKNGILRDGKFIEIDYTDFTPYSINAKYDPETESLQIVDDYLDHLTDSDEDYKKFVLEMMGYCFVVDKEIKRMIGRFFILVGGGGNGKGTLLSIIRSILNQKNCTGLSIKNMTDERYFNVLQGRLANLGDDIQDEPINNEQMKVLKNISTCDFVEMRKLYGNARSVEMTPTLIFTSNHIIKSFEKGDSYKRRVTWMPMFTKVNKKDKRFISNITSEKALQYWTKLVVEAYFRIYENEDFTKTSKVEEFNARYHEDNDSTLEFVHDLDILDVEGKRGPEIYEEYELWAEENGLNVQSKRGLNATIKDVMNLETKAVKINGKTARIYQRC from the coding sequence GTGTATGTCGAATATTTAGAAGGGGAAAAACACGATGTGTCAGGGGCAGACATATCAGAAAACCATGAAACATTTCAAGATGCTGGTTATTTGCTAACAGATGTTGACTTGATTATTGATATTGATAATTTAAGTAAAGAGCAAATTAAAGATATCATTTCTTTTTTTGAAATAAAAACACAAATTGTCTGGACTGAAAGAGGAGCGCATTTTTATTTTAAAAAACCTGGCGCTTTTAGAGGAGCAAAAGGGATTTGTGCTTTAGGAATAGAAGTTGAATATAAACATGTTACTAATACAAAGTCAATAACAATAAAACGACACGGTCAATTGAGAAAAATAGAAAACAATGGTATCCGCGAAGAACTGCCTGACATATTCAAAAACATTCGAAAAGCTTCTAATTTGAACGGTTTAGATGAAGGAGATGGTAGAAATCAAGCGTTGTTTAGACATAGAACAGTGATTGCAAATATTTCTTCATGGTCAAGAATAGTGACATTTATAAATAACGTGATATTTGCTACTCCACTTCCTCAAGATGAAATAGACACAATATCACGTGACATGGAAGTAAAAGCAGTGAAAGATGGAGAAGCTGCAATTGCGGACTTGATAATGAAAGAAAAACGTATTGTCAAATATTCAAAACAATTGTATTACTTTGATGGGAACGAGTATATCAGTGATGACGATCAGTTAAAGAGATTAGTATTTAATTACTGCAATGGTCAAAAAACAAGATATGTAGATGAAGTTATTAATCAAATGCACTACAGAGCGAAGTTGATACCTGATGATGATGTGTTTGACATCAAATTAAAGAATGGGATTTTGCGTGATGGTAAGTTTATTGAAATTGATTACACCGATTTCACACCGTACTCCATTAATGCAAAGTATGACCCTGAAACGGAATCATTGCAAATAGTTGATGATTATTTGGACCACTTGACAGATTCAGACGAGGATTATAAGAAATTCGTTCTCGAAATGATGGGATATTGCTTTGTTGTAGATAAAGAAATAAAACGAATGATTGGTCGCTTCTTTATTCTTGTAGGAGGTGGAGGAAACGGAAAAGGAACACTTCTTTCTATTATAAGGTCTATTTTAAATCAGAAGAATTGTACAGGGTTGTCTATTAAGAATATGACAGATGAGAGATATTTCAATGTGTTGCAAGGTAGACTTGCAAATTTAGGTGATGATATACAAGATGAGCCAATTAACAATGAGCAGATGAAAGTCTTGAAAAACATATCTACATGTGACTTTGTCGAAATGAGAAAGCTATACGGAAACGCAAGAAGTGTAGAGATGACACCGACATTGATATTTACTAGTAATCACATTATTAAATCATTTGAAAAAGGAGATTCTTATAAACGAAGAGTGACATGGATGCCGATGTTTACGAAAGTTAATAAAAAGGACAAAAGGTTTATATCTAACATCACGAGCGAAAAAGCGTTGCAATACTGGACTAAATTGGTAGTTGAAGCATATTTCCGTATTTATGAAAATGAGGATTTTACCAAGACGAGTAAAGTGGAAGAATTTAACGCAAGGTATCATGAAGACAATGACAGTACTTTGGAATTTGTGCATGATCTGGACATTTTAGATGTAGAAGGTAAGCGTGGGCCAGAGATTTACGAAGAGTATGAACTTTGGGCAGAAGAAAATGGATTGAATGTTCAGAGTAAAAGAGGACTGAATGCGACAATTAAAGATGTGATGAATTTAGAGACGAAGGCAGTCAAAATAAATGGGAAGACTGCAAGGATTTATCAGAGGTGTTAA
- a CDS encoding helix-turn-helix domain-containing protein, producing MTTFDRVKFLSEKQKISIVELEEKLGFGRNSLYSWKKKIPNGESLKKVADFFNVSTDYLLGRTENPYVDNDIPQEAATLAAHIDPAATEEDMKKILEYIDLIQQKYK from the coding sequence ATGACTACGTTTGATAGAGTAAAATTTTTATCTGAGAAGCAAAAAATTAGTATTGTTGAACTAGAAGAAAAATTAGGATTTGGCAGGAATTCGCTCTATTCTTGGAAGAAAAAAATTCCAAATGGAGAAAGTTTAAAAAAAGTAGCCGATTTTTTCAACGTTTCTACAGACTATCTTTTAGGAAGAACTGAAAACCCCTATGTCGACAACGACATTCCTCAAGAAGCGGCAACACTTGCAGCGCACATTGATCCCGCTGCAACGGAAGAAGATATGAAAAAAATTCTTGAATATATTGACTTGATTCAACAAAAATATAAATAA
- a CDS encoding YopX family protein — MRPIEFRGKVTCSIKELEEIGIKHTNGWIYGSYIDGFIIDGVVEANTEYIAIEKWCAVDSKTVGQYTNVNTPSGKKIFEGDIVEIDVHDHLGWNVIKGKVIFLEGAWLVTDSGSFAIPLWSEINEIEVIGNIHENPELLEVSE, encoded by the coding sequence ATGAGACCAATTGAGTTTAGAGGTAAGGTAACATGCAGTATCAAAGAACTGGAAGAAATCGGAATCAAGCACACAAACGGATGGATTTACGGGAGCTACATTGATGGTTTTATTATTGACGGAGTCGTGGAAGCAAATACTGAGTATATTGCAATTGAAAAGTGGTGTGCAGTAGACTCGAAAACAGTTGGGCAGTATACAAACGTCAATACACCGAGCGGAAAGAAGATATTTGAAGGGGACATAGTAGAAATTGATGTACATGATCACTTAGGTTGGAATGTGATTAAAGGCAAAGTTATTTTCTTAGAAGGCGCTTGGCTAGTTACAGATAGTGGGAGTTTCGCTATTCCGTTGTGGTCTGAAATAAACGAAATAGAGGTTATTGGAAACATACACGAAAATCCGGAATTGTTGGAGGTGTCGGAATGA
- a CDS encoding DUF3592 domain-containing protein, with the protein MIITLLIIVGIVIVIIISLYFIIATAVKKASNTNWEETNALVVASRFTSRTMGDEISRAQGETVRRVELTVRFKLRDGSEFEGKRWVNIKTKHSSWLYENKVVTIMYDISNPKRFKIKE; encoded by the coding sequence TTGATTATTACTTTATTGATTATTGTTGGGATAGTTATTGTCATTATTATCTCGTTATACTTTATTATTGCGACTGCAGTGAAAAAAGCGAGCAATACAAACTGGGAGGAGACTAATGCTCTCGTCGTAGCTAGCAGATTCACTAGCCGAACAATGGGAGATGAAATATCACGTGCACAAGGCGAGACTGTCCGTAGAGTGGAGCTAACAGTACGGTTCAAATTACGAGATGGAAGTGAGTTTGAAGGGAAAAGGTGGGTAAATATAAAGACTAAACATAGCTCATGGTTATATGAAAACAAAGTAGTTACAATCATGTACGATATAAGCAATCCAAAACGGTTTAAAATTAAAGAATAA
- a CDS encoding ImmA/IrrE family metallo-endopeptidase — protein sequence MWLDKYREQYPELTIIEDKNMQEFHKGLYYNSRIFVNPRQNDIEMRCTLAEEVGHHKLTAGNIINQKTVNDRKQEKLARGWGYKSLVSLRKIIDAYYEGFTDYYEVADFLEVTEDFLKHSIEYYKNKYGNTVECNGYVIIFRSSIQIIAC from the coding sequence ATGTGGTTAGATAAATACAGAGAGCAATATCCTGAACTAACTATCATTGAAGACAAAAATATGCAAGAATTTCACAAAGGATTATATTATAATAGTAGAATATTCGTAAATCCTCGACAAAATGACATTGAAATGCGTTGTACTTTAGCTGAGGAAGTCGGACATCATAAATTGACGGCTGGAAATATCATTAATCAGAAAACAGTTAATGATAGAAAACAAGAAAAACTTGCAAGAGGCTGGGGTTATAAATCACTTGTCTCTTTACGTAAAATCATAGATGCTTATTATGAAGGATTCACTGATTACTACGAAGTTGCGGATTTTCTAGAAGTAACCGAAGATTTTTTAAAACATTCTATAGAGTATTATAAGAACAAGTACGGAAATACAGTTGAATGTAACGGATATGTAATCATTTTTAGAAGTAGCATTCAAATTATCGCTTGCTAG
- a CDS encoding DNA polymerase, whose protein sequence is MNNLLFYDIEVFKEDTLVVFKDIDKKLIKLFHNDFDGIKDLITEKTLVGYNNHFYDDFILTAMLDGFTPCQIKKLNDEIIGGQRKKRIHPSIHSLDCFQQIDVAKPGLKKIEGNMGKMILESSVDFTLDRKLTNGELEEIIDYCSYDVDTTIEVFQMREYNYFNVKDTLIEMLPHNLQSKAHKWNTTTISANVLMDKPSPKWSDVRLGEYDPEGNYEMLKLIPREVVDIWQDKEQKKKKSITIKEFDCDVQFGFGGLHGVHSTRKRFENVKLLDVASMYPHIILNLQALGPATNKYHEILNKRIEVKHKDKKLSDALKLVLNSVYGNLKNQYSLLNNPNAALSVCIYGQIALYELCKRLSPFVTLVNINTDGVAFTTTSDEYKTIWKEWEEDFHLTLEEDNFELWIQKDVNNYIALQNGEIKTKGGDVSRYHSDQLFKNNSIRIIDICLVEYLVNNQDVLTTIQENLDKPHLFQYILQAGGTYKGTFDSSGKQYNKINRVFASRKEGVLLQKKRQDDGLVRFPDTPDNMLVWNDECDKIENFSQLIDITFYYNLAKQRIERWE, encoded by the coding sequence ATGAACAATCTACTTTTTTACGATATAGAAGTTTTCAAAGAAGATACACTAGTTGTGTTTAAAGATATTGACAAGAAACTAATCAAGTTATTTCATAATGATTTTGATGGTATAAAAGACCTTATCACTGAAAAAACACTAGTAGGTTATAACAACCATTTTTACGATGACTTTATACTGACCGCAATGTTAGATGGATTTACTCCGTGTCAAATAAAGAAACTAAATGACGAGATAATCGGAGGACAGCGAAAGAAAAGAATACATCCCTCTATTCATTCTCTCGATTGTTTTCAACAAATAGATGTCGCAAAGCCCGGTTTGAAAAAGATTGAAGGGAATATGGGGAAAATGATTTTAGAATCTAGTGTGGACTTTACACTGGATAGAAAGCTTACAAATGGGGAGTTAGAAGAAATTATTGATTACTGTTCTTATGATGTAGATACAACTATAGAAGTATTTCAAATGCGTGAATATAATTATTTCAATGTCAAAGACACATTAATCGAAATGCTTCCTCACAATCTTCAATCTAAAGCGCACAAATGGAACACGACGACAATTAGCGCAAATGTTTTGATGGATAAACCATCACCAAAATGGTCAGATGTTCGACTTGGTGAATATGATCCAGAGGGAAATTATGAAATGTTAAAACTTATACCTCGAGAAGTAGTCGATATTTGGCAAGATAAAGAACAGAAGAAGAAGAAAAGTATTACAATAAAAGAATTTGATTGTGATGTTCAGTTTGGATTTGGTGGATTGCACGGTGTTCATTCAACTAGAAAAAGATTTGAAAATGTAAAATTATTAGATGTAGCTTCTATGTATCCGCATATCATTTTAAATCTACAAGCATTGGGACCAGCAACAAATAAATATCATGAGATTTTAAATAAACGAATTGAAGTGAAACACAAAGATAAAAAATTATCTGATGCATTAAAGCTTGTTCTTAATTCAGTTTACGGAAATTTGAAAAATCAATACTCACTGCTCAATAATCCAAACGCAGCATTGAGTGTTTGTATTTACGGACAGATAGCTTTATACGAGTTATGTAAACGCCTTTCACCATTTGTTACTTTAGTCAACATAAATACCGATGGAGTTGCTTTTACTACTACAAGTGATGAGTATAAAACAATCTGGAAAGAATGGGAAGAAGACTTTCACCTAACACTCGAAGAAGACAATTTCGAACTATGGATTCAGAAAGATGTAAATAACTACATCGCTCTACAAAATGGTGAAATTAAGACAAAAGGTGGCGATGTAAGTCGTTATCATTCAGACCAGTTGTTTAAAAATAATAGTATACGAATTATAGATATTTGTTTAGTAGAATACCTCGTCAACAATCAAGACGTTTTAACTACAATACAAGAAAATCTAGATAAACCGCACCTGTTTCAGTATATTTTACAAGCAGGTGGGACTTATAAAGGCACTTTTGACAGCAGTGGTAAACAATACAATAAGATTAATCGTGTATTTGCATCACGAAAAGAAGGAGTTTTGTTACAGAAAAAAAGGCAGGATGATGGGTTAGTAAGATTTCCCGATACACCTGACAACATGCTTGTGTGGAATGATGAGTGTGACAAGATAGAAAACTTTAGTCAATTGATTGATATTACTTTCTACTATAATTTAGCGAAACAACGCATTGAGAGGTGGGAATAA
- a CDS encoding helix-turn-helix domain-containing protein has product MSVEHQRFAVAVYAKLKAINMKQSDLAKMLGISNPYLSDIINGKRDAAKVRKEIAEILEIDVD; this is encoded by the coding sequence ATGTCAGTTGAACACCAGCGTTTTGCGGTTGCAGTATACGCAAAATTAAAAGCGATAAACATGAAACAATCTGATTTAGCAAAAATGTTAGGTATTAGCAATCCTTATTTATCAGATATCATAAACGGCAAAAGAGACGCGGCGAAAGTTAGAAAAGAGATTGCGGAAATTTTAGAAATAGATGTTGATTAG
- a CDS encoding TetR/AcrR family transcriptional regulator, whose product MNQTDLRVQKTKKALYTTLLELLKTEKFSSVTVNSICKQALIHRTTFYKHFLDKYDLLLYVLHEQFQDYFALDIKARIKHPFQSGFDTIYQNVELILEKQKDDEFFLKTMATFFFTEFQKDIEANMDKLKLSDEIPAELFTYIYAANLGAIMYWSQQMPTPADWAHMDKLFNAILAVEIDW is encoded by the coding sequence ATGAATCAAACAGATTTGCGTGTACAAAAAACAAAAAAAGCGCTTTACACAACGCTTTTAGAATTACTTAAAACAGAAAAATTTTCAAGTGTTACTGTAAATAGTATTTGTAAACAAGCTTTAATCCATCGAACCACTTTTTATAAACATTTTTTGGATAAATATGATTTATTATTATATGTTTTACATGAGCAGTTTCAAGACTATTTTGCATTAGATATTAAAGCACGTATTAAACATCCATTTCAGTCAGGTTTTGACACAATTTATCAAAATGTAGAGCTTATTTTAGAAAAACAAAAGGATGATGAATTTTTCTTAAAAACAATGGCCACTTTTTTCTTTACGGAGTTTCAAAAAGATATAGAGGCAAACATGGATAAGTTAAAATTGTCCGATGAAATCCCAGCTGAGTTATTTACTTATATTTATGCTGCTAATTTGGGCGCAATTATGTATTGGTCTCAACAAATGCCAACACCAGCAGATTGGGCGCATATGGATAAACTTTTTAACGCTATTTTAGCAGTGGAGATTGATTGGTAG
- a CDS encoding DUF3310 domain-containing protein, translating into MKLYQVETQIDYDELMKELENEGYSWEGCTCPTSKERNFWELHGSDSVVRAGEEVLHYGHIQYYKNKYPDTPIETFNANKNLEEFSDIPEEVLGAVVKFWDTWNEKGPVGDYTDIINIINKYADKRQLFKDRSFGVSSGFDKDGVFRSDNVNNPAHYTSGGIETLDYIKAKVSDYPSYAVGNILKYVSRYEHKNGLEDLKKARFYLNDLIEWME; encoded by the coding sequence ATAAAGTTATACCAAGTAGAAACACAAATAGATTATGATGAGCTAATGAAAGAGTTGGAAAATGAAGGCTACAGTTGGGAGGGATGCACTTGTCCTACCTCGAAGGAGCGGAATTTTTGGGAATTACATGGGTCAGACAGTGTTGTACGTGCAGGGGAAGAGGTACTACACTATGGACACATTCAATATTATAAAAATAAGTATCCAGATACGCCGATTGAAACCTTTAATGCAAATAAAAATCTAGAAGAGTTCAGTGATATACCAGAAGAAGTTTTAGGGGCAGTTGTTAAATTCTGGGATACTTGGAACGAAAAAGGTCCAGTAGGGGATTATACAGATATTATAAACATAATTAATAAGTATGCAGATAAAAGACAACTTTTTAAGGACCGTTCATTTGGAGTGTCCTCCGGATTTGACAAAGATGGAGTATTTCGCAGCGACAACGTAAACAATCCCGCGCATTATACGAGCGGTGGCATTGAAACTCTAGACTACATCAAAGCAAAAGTATCTGATTATCCGTCATATGCGGTCGGAAATATACTTAAATATGTTTCGCGATATGAACATAAAAACGGCTTAGAAGACTTGAAGAAAGCGCGGTTTTATTTAAATGATTTAATCGAATGGATGGAGTGA
- a CDS encoding site-specific integrase: protein MDKRIKSYLNSKNEIRYMFRVYAGIDNMTGKRKQTTRRGFKTEREAKMELKRIEMQILEEGGLKTKKKALKFEEVYFSWLDLYTQTVKESTLERTKIFFNHHILPFFSDKFIDKIDIHFCQQVINAWSKTNSTSYKRLKNLTSRVFKYAISLHLIDTDPFAFVIIPRGEMIEKEEKDITFYDKYELRSFLDTVKDDIFKYTFFYLLAFTGLRKSEALALTWKDVDLNNKRLYINKTLSRGEHARILVNTTKTKAGKRDISIDVSTVDVLKKWKKYQRENHHILRLDKVQITFDNEGKYYNPSATYSWLDTIFKHHTEFKKITCHGFRHTHASLLFEAGASLKDVQERLGHADIQTTSNIYTHVTQEKKDSTASLFSDFMLK, encoded by the coding sequence ATGGATAAACGTATTAAATCATATTTGAATTCAAAAAATGAAATTCGTTATATGTTTCGAGTTTATGCTGGTATAGATAACATGACTGGAAAACGAAAACAGACCACTCGCCGAGGATTTAAAACAGAGAGAGAAGCTAAAATGGAGCTAAAGCGCATTGAAATGCAAATATTAGAGGAAGGTGGATTGAAAACCAAAAAAAAGGCGCTGAAATTTGAAGAAGTGTATTTTTCATGGTTAGATCTCTATACGCAAACAGTCAAAGAAAGCACGTTAGAACGCACTAAAATATTCTTCAATCATCACATATTACCATTTTTTAGCGATAAGTTTATCGATAAAATAGACATACATTTCTGTCAGCAAGTCATAAACGCATGGTCAAAAACAAATTCGACATCATATAAACGTTTGAAAAATTTAACTTCTCGTGTCTTTAAATATGCAATATCATTACACTTAATTGATACTGATCCGTTTGCGTTTGTCATTATTCCGCGCGGAGAAATGATAGAAAAAGAGGAAAAAGATATTACATTCTATGACAAGTATGAATTACGTTCGTTTTTAGATACTGTCAAAGACGATATTTTCAAATATACATTTTTCTATCTGTTAGCTTTTACGGGATTGAGAAAGTCTGAGGCACTAGCGCTGACATGGAAAGATGTAGATTTAAACAACAAACGTTTGTATATAAATAAAACTCTCTCACGTGGCGAACATGCTCGCATTTTAGTGAATACTACTAAAACAAAAGCTGGTAAGCGAGACATAAGTATAGATGTATCTACAGTTGATGTGTTAAAAAAATGGAAAAAGTATCAACGTGAAAATCATCATATTTTGAGATTAGATAAAGTACAAATCACATTCGACAATGAAGGTAAATACTATAACCCCAGCGCTACTTACTCATGGTTAGATACCATTTTTAAACATCACACTGAATTTAAAAAAATAACTTGTCATGGCTTCCGTCACACGCACGCTTCACTGTTATTTGAAGCTGGCGCATCACTAAAAGACGTACAAGAACGTTTAGGACATGCGGATATACAAACTACGTCTAATATTTATACACATGTGACTCAAGAAAAGAAAGATTCTACAGCTTCTCTTTTTTCTGATTTTATGCTAAAATAA
- a CDS encoding DUF722 domain-containing protein, whose translation MTKRLTKAQFQYIEDELRHYYDTKKELEQLRLNVITGSIYQEYSDENIGGSSSGNISNQVEQRVTLLDMDVQIQRMNKVVRVIDKVIANLNENDRMVIKLRYWSRERYTWEHIGMKSHMGRATAIRHRDVVIKEIGRFLGF comes from the coding sequence ATGACAAAACGATTAACTAAAGCGCAATTTCAATATATAGAAGATGAGCTTAGACATTACTACGATACCAAAAAAGAATTAGAGCAGTTAAGGTTAAATGTTATAACAGGTTCAATATATCAAGAATACTCAGATGAAAACATCGGTGGTAGTTCTTCAGGAAATATTAGTAATCAAGTTGAACAAAGAGTTACATTGCTTGATATGGATGTTCAAATACAACGAATGAATAAAGTTGTCAGGGTCATTGATAAAGTGATTGCAAACTTAAACGAGAATGACAGGATGGTTATTAAGCTTCGTTACTGGTCACGTGAAAGATACACATGGGAACATATTGGAATGAAGTCTCATATGGGAAGAGCAACAGCGATAAGACATCGAGACGTTGTAATAAAAGAAATTGGTAGGTTTCTTGGATTTTAA
- a CDS encoding DUF1351 domain-containing protein, producing MPKINIESPVVTRGSILFPAYEKIKSDSLLLAQQIETIEVTEENVKQSKKLLAAVNKEVKNLESERISIKKEMLEPYNEFEKQVKEIVSIVKKADEMVRQQITQLEEEEREDKKLVLKRMFEKRIKAYDFKTYFTFDDFLENRHLNKSLSINKIENEMVEWLTKVENELKVIETMPYADEIIAEYKETKDLAVSAQLVSERHKAQEVIKEAKNDIKDDQLHSKTIFTLFDEKDAKLVEMFMQQNKIKFEKVEK from the coding sequence TTGCCAAAAATTAATATCGAATCGCCTGTTGTCACGCGAGGTTCTATCTTATTTCCTGCATATGAAAAAATAAAAAGCGACTCTTTATTGTTAGCACAGCAGATTGAAACCATTGAGGTGACAGAAGAAAACGTTAAACAATCTAAAAAATTACTCGCAGCAGTGAATAAAGAAGTAAAGAATTTAGAATCGGAACGTATTTCAATCAAAAAAGAAATGCTGGAACCTTATAACGAATTTGAAAAACAAGTAAAAGAAATTGTATCAATCGTAAAAAAGGCAGACGAAATGGTTAGACAACAAATTACACAATTGGAAGAAGAAGAAAGAGAAGATAAAAAGCTTGTGCTAAAACGAATGTTTGAAAAGCGTATTAAAGCATATGATTTTAAAACATATTTCACATTTGATGATTTTTTAGAAAACAGGCATTTGAATAAATCGCTATCTATCAACAAGATAGAAAATGAAATGGTTGAATGGTTAACTAAAGTTGAGAACGAATTAAAAGTCATTGAAACAATGCCTTATGCTGATGAAATCATCGCAGAGTATAAAGAAACAAAGGATTTAGCAGTCAGTGCGCAATTGGTTTCTGAGAGGCACAAAGCGCAAGAAGTAATCAAAGAAGCGAAGAATGATATTAAAGATGATCAACTGCATAGCAAAACTATATTTACATTGTTTGATGAGAAAGACGCAAAATTAGTAGAAATGTTTATGCAACAAAATAAAATAAAATTCGAAAAGGTGGAGAAGTAA
- a CDS encoding endonuclease domain-containing protein: protein MNLVRCWECEQYISQEASVHFRDLSGGRNLCVECQHKYRKKIEEKKKEYIAHKIEATLERAIHLIEMQEHCSMKMDEYLDPYNTVAQFYRNDSSKFDSAHEVMACIELLRSQIKVKTQQRIGRKRVDFILPDMKVVLEIDGGHHRFRIGKDSERDVFILNTLNKSEHGWEIIRIPTRFIEQNIRRLVPSIKALYKERQELRNKHNGFIPSYYSRTNKMSHISAIKGVASDNEIEAMGHELLDGTEHL, encoded by the coding sequence ATGAATTTAGTTAGGTGTTGGGAATGCGAGCAATATATTTCGCAGGAAGCTTCCGTACATTTCAGAGATTTGTCTGGAGGTAGAAACTTATGCGTTGAATGCCAACATAAGTATCGAAAAAAAATAGAAGAAAAGAAAAAAGAATATATTGCGCACAAAATCGAAGCAACACTTGAAAGAGCAATACATCTTATAGAAATGCAAGAACACTGTAGTATGAAAATGGATGAATACCTTGACCCATATAACACAGTAGCCCAATTTTATAGGAATGACAGTAGCAAGTTTGATTCTGCCCATGAAGTAATGGCTTGTATCGAATTGTTAAGAAGTCAGATTAAAGTAAAAACACAACAAAGAATAGGGCGCAAACGAGTAGATTTTATTTTGCCAGACATGAAGGTTGTATTAGAGATTGATGGAGGGCACCATCGTTTTAGGATTGGTAAAGATTCAGAACGAGATGTGTTTATCCTTAATACTTTGAATAAATCTGAACACGGTTGGGAAATTATTAGAATACCAACTAGATTTATTGAACAAAATATTAGACGTCTTGTTCCTTCTATTAAAGCATTATATAAAGAACGTCAAGAACTAAGAAACAAACATAATGGGTTCATTCCGTCTTATTACTCAAGAACAAATAAGATGTCTCACATATCAGCGATTAAAGGTGTTGCTTCAGATAATGAAATCGAAGCAATGGGACATGAACTGTTAGACGGAACTGAGCATCTATAA
- a CDS encoding MBL fold metallo-hydrolase codes for MIEWKIISSGSKGNCVIIDNVMVDCGVSFKRIKEHLYDINYLLLTHIHSDHINSSTLENIRKLFPKITIIGNYQIAQMYDIDIIGNSGFTIRSSSFEVTPFECFHDVITQGYTWCVDGKNIIYATDTSSLENAPSLKFDYLFLESNHDEKKLEMARNKSKYGYDPYKGGKRHLSTQQCKTFYYLNRRNKESQLIELHKSERFY; via the coding sequence TTGATTGAATGGAAAATAATTTCATCAGGCAGTAAAGGGAATTGTGTGATTATTGATAATGTGATGGTTGATTGTGGAGTCTCATTTAAAAGGATTAAAGAACATTTGTATGATATTAACTATTTATTGTTAACTCATATTCATTCTGATCATATTAATTCTAGTACATTAGAAAACATCAGAAAGTTGTTTCCTAAAATAACTATTATAGGAAATTATCAAATAGCACAAATGTATGACATTGATATCATTGGAAACAGTGGTTTTACAATTAGGTCATCATCTTTTGAAGTCACACCTTTTGAGTGTTTTCATGATGTTATCACACAAGGTTACACGTGGTGTGTGGATGGTAAAAACATTATTTACGCAACAGATACTAGTTCACTTGAAAATGCTCCTTCATTGAAATTTGATTATTTATTTCTCGAAAGTAATCATGATGAGAAAAAACTTGAAATGGCGCGTAATAAATCAAAGTATGGATACGACCCTTATAAAGGTGGTAAACGACATCTTAGCACACAACAATGTAAAACTTTCTACTATTTAAATAGACGAAACAAAGAAAGTCAATTGATTGAACTGCACAAGAGCGAAAGATTTTATTAA